One Bacteroidota bacterium DNA segment encodes these proteins:
- the rho gene encoding transcription termination factor Rho, producing MKTKNTQNILSPSSSEKYFTGILEIVRSNKNVNHHFSSGGRLIKISVELEKDYDSPNVNGKLIKQFNLRQGVLVDCKVQKFNGFLEVTEILTVNSLLPEEWLKCEEFQTGTAVDASEQIVLTTEPNEYSLRIFDLLCPIGKGQRALIVAPPKAGKTILLKQIAKSVGTNHPDISLIVLLVDERPEEVTDFRRSVNAKVFASSSDSSRESHVRIASLVLDYAKREVETGKDVVLLIDSLTKMGRAFNAFQPGSGRTMSGGVDIRALEIPKKIFGSARALEDRGSLTIIATILVDTNSRMDELIFQEFKGTGNMELVLNRELANHRIFPAINIQESGTRREELLFGRYTEKHYALRRMVNNLKPKEAILNMIKLLDMYSTNRKLLSKISKTTLDDNES from the coding sequence TTGAAAACTAAAAACACTCAGAATATTTTATCACCATCATCTTCCGAAAAATATTTCACCGGAATACTTGAAATTGTCAGAAGTAATAAAAACGTAAACCATCATTTCTCATCGGGCGGAAGACTAATTAAAATATCGGTTGAGCTGGAAAAAGATTACGACTCGCCGAACGTAAATGGCAAACTTATAAAACAATTTAATCTTCGGCAAGGTGTTTTAGTGGATTGCAAAGTTCAGAAGTTCAACGGATTTTTGGAAGTAACTGAAATTCTTACAGTCAACAGTTTGTTGCCGGAAGAATGGCTGAAGTGTGAGGAATTTCAAACAGGTACTGCGGTGGATGCCTCCGAACAAATAGTTTTAACTACCGAACCGAACGAGTATTCCCTAAGGATATTTGATTTGCTCTGCCCGATCGGTAAAGGACAGCGGGCTTTAATAGTCGCCCCACCCAAAGCAGGGAAAACAATACTGCTTAAACAAATTGCTAAGTCAGTCGGTACTAACCATCCCGATATCTCGTTGATTGTGCTGCTGGTTGATGAAAGACCAGAAGAAGTAACAGATTTCCGGCGCTCGGTAAATGCAAAAGTGTTTGCAAGTTCGAGCGATAGCAGCAGAGAAAGCCACGTCCGAATTGCATCGCTTGTTTTAGATTATGCGAAAAGGGAAGTCGAAACCGGTAAGGATGTAGTTCTGTTGATAGATTCGTTGACGAAGATGGGGAGAGCATTTAATGCTTTTCAACCGGGCAGCGGTCGAACAATGTCGGGTGGTGTTGATATACGTGCACTTGAGATACCCAAGAAAATATTTGGATCGGCACGCGCACTCGAAGACAGAGGATCTCTTACTATCATTGCAACGATACTCGTTGATACAAATTCGAGAATGGACGAGTTGATTTTTCAGGAATTTAAAGGCACGGGAAATATGGAGCTTGTGCTGAACCGCGAATTGGCAAACCACCGTATCTTTCCGGCGATTAACATTCAGGAGTCGGGGACACGTCGCGAGGAATTGCTGTTCGGCAGGTATACTGAAAAACATTACGCTTTAAGGCGAATGGTAAACAATCTCAAACCGAAGGAAGCAATACTCAACATGATAAAACTTTTGGATATGTATTCTACAAACCGTAAATTACTTTCAAAAATTTCAAAAACAACTTTAGATGATAATGAAAGTTAA
- the hrcA gene encoding heat-inducible transcriptional repressor HrcA, whose translation MFDELTERQKEVLKYIIQNFILTATPVGSNLLAKQSDLGLSSASIRNVMADLEEQGFLSHPHVSAGRIPTDKAYRLYVDGLIEINEIGKLEQETIYHDLKGFSDTDDLLKETGKLLSRISHQLSIVSSPHLITGRLNRIEVIQISSSKILVILTIESLVMKTITMEFISDIRQSQLEKITNYLNERLSGLTLKEIRDTFYDRVKDVENEETGLIRLFLGNTDKLFSDFSSKERVHISGAKNILAQPEFESPEKVRSIIELIDNEDIIIHIIDRYEEKVSADGITILIGSENDIEKLQNYSMIISSYKIGETKGTIGIIGPKRMEYQRLIPLVGCITEFVSSKN comes from the coding sequence ATGTTTGATGAATTGACAGAACGACAAAAAGAAGTTCTAAAATATATTATCCAAAACTTTATTTTAACTGCAACCCCGGTTGGATCGAATCTTTTAGCAAAGCAGTCGGATTTAGGTTTAAGCTCCGCAAGCATCCGGAATGTTATGGCAGACCTTGAAGAGCAAGGATTTCTTTCGCACCCGCACGTGTCGGCAGGTAGAATTCCTACCGATAAAGCTTATCGCCTTTATGTTGATGGGCTGATAGAGATTAATGAAATAGGCAAACTCGAACAAGAAACTATATATCATGATTTAAAAGGTTTTTCTGATACTGATGATTTATTGAAAGAGACAGGCAAATTACTCAGCCGCATCTCGCATCAACTAAGTATCGTATCGTCGCCGCATCTGATTACCGGCAGACTGAATAGGATAGAAGTTATACAAATATCGAGTTCGAAAATTCTTGTTATTCTGACAATCGAATCACTTGTCATGAAAACAATTACAATGGAATTCATATCCGACATCCGTCAGAGTCAATTGGAAAAAATCACAAATTATTTAAACGAACGATTATCCGGTTTAACTCTTAAAGAAATACGGGATACTTTTTACGATAGAGTTAAAGATGTCGAGAATGAAGAAACAGGATTAATCCGCTTGTTCCTCGGAAACACCGATAAATTATTCAGCGATTTTTCATCAAAAGAACGAGTGCATATAAGTGGAGCAAAAAATATTTTAGCTCAACCTGAATTCGAATCCCCCGAAAAAGTTCGCAGTATTATCGAACTTATCGATAACGAAGATATTATCATCCACATAATAGATAGATACGAAGAAAAAGTGAGTGCTGATGGAATTACTATTTTAATCGGTTCAGAAAATGATATCGAAAAACTTCAAAATTACAGCATGATTATTTCTTCCTACAAAATCGGAGAAACTAAAGGAACAATTGGCATCATTGGCCCGAAGAGAATGGAATATCAGCGACTCATTCCTCTCGTAGGATGCATTACCGAATTCGTATCATCTAAAAATTAA
- a CDS encoding nucleotide exchange factor GrpE, with product MADNDNIQDIEVNEIQLLNDRIVELQKATDNLKDQLLRKAAEFDNYKKRIENDLYNITRFANENLIEKLLVVLDDFERFLQHAQEENTDSPNDPFFQGIDLIYNKMLKILEQQGLAKMNTTGQPFDVNIHDALMVMPNTDSTTPPNIVIKEVESGYTLHDKVLRHAKVIVSGEISEQEGGAD from the coding sequence ATGGCAGATAACGACAATATTCAAGATATAGAAGTTAATGAAATACAATTATTGAACGATCGTATTGTTGAGTTACAAAAAGCAACCGACAATCTAAAAGATCAACTTTTAAGAAAGGCAGCTGAATTCGATAATTACAAAAAGCGAATTGAAAACGACCTCTACAACATTACAAGATTCGCGAACGAAAACCTCATCGAAAAGCTGCTTGTAGTTTTAGACGATTTCGAAAGATTCCTACAGCACGCGCAGGAAGAAAATACTGATTCGCCGAACGATCCATTTTTTCAGGGTATCGACCTTATTTATAACAAGATGCTGAAAATTCTTGAACAACAAGGTTTAGCTAAAATGAACACTACCGGGCAACCTTTCGATGTAAATATACATGATGCTTTAATGGTTATGCCTAACACCGATTCCACTACTCCTCCTAACATTGTGATCAAAGAAGTTGAAAGCGGATACACATTACACGACAAAGTGTTACGTCATGCAAAAGTCATTGTCTCCGGTGAAATAAGCGAGCAAGAAGGCGGGGCTGATTAA